The following is a genomic window from Halorientalis litorea.
CGGCTCTGTTGAAATCCCATTTTTCAGACAAATTCTCGACTGAAACAGCCGTTCGCTGAAGATTGCGTGCTGACCGACACTAGATTCTAGCTTTGATGTAATCGAACCCGCCTCTGTAGACAAGGAGATACGAAACAACCACCGTAACCGGTACTAATGGTAAATAGTAGTAAAATTGTGTGAACGGGTCGGGGGGAGATACTATTGCCCCAATGATGAACGCAATCATATTCGATACAAGTATTGTGAGTAGAAATTCACTAAGCGTTGTATAGTCCATAATGGTGATCCACTACCACGAGATATGTGTTTTGCGTCTTTTACCACACCGGAGTAATGAGAATTAAATGGCCTGTATTGACCGCTCAGAGTGATCGATCTACGTTATGAATGAGACAGGCGATGGTGAGTTCACGGAACTGCTTCCACCAGCGCCGTGACCGGACAAACGCGCCGTACTTCCGCTTGAGTGTTGAGTTGACAGTCTCGGATTGACTCCGCTGACCGTAGAGATCAGTGTCTAAGCGTACGTTCCATGCCTTATGGAGTGACGTGAACTCACGATGCTTGATCAGTGGTCGAACTTCGTGTTGCCGGGCGAGCCGCCTGATCTTCTGATCGTCGTACCCTTTGTCACCGAGCAAAACGTCAATATCGTCGGGATTGCGCTTGATCAACGACGGAGCGATCTGGCTATCGTGTTTCCGCGTCGTCGTCACGTGTAGATCGAGAATTGCGTTCACCTTCGCATCGACCAGCAACGTCACCTTGAGCTGCTGAATCGTGAGTTCAGCACGTTTCGTGTAGTGTTTCGAAGCGTGACTACGGTCGAACCCCGACGCATCAACACCAACAACTCCGCTTGTCGGAAGTAACGTCGCTGAGAGAGTCAAAATGACACGCCACACAGCCATATCAAGCCGGTTGAACGCCTTACAAAGCGTTGATGGCGTAGGAAGTTCAGCTAATCCGAGGGCGTGACGAATGCGTGGCATCTCGATCAGTTCGTCAAGCAGGCCACGATAGGTCGTGTTCTTCCGAACTTTGAGACACAGCAAAACAACGTGCTGGGGAAGTGTATAGCGATGTTTGGAGAACTTCGAGGAGTATCGAGAGACAGCTCGCCGTGCCAGATGGATTGCCTTCTCAGTAAACCGGAGAATCTGCGACTTAGGAAGGGACTCCATCTCGTCGAATTACAGGCTGAATATGTAACTCTCTGAGGATTTCAACAGAGCCAGGCAAGCCTATTCTTCGAAGAGACAGCGAGCGGCTGCATCGTCGCCAGCGAGGGTCTGCTGATCCTCGTCCGTATCAGCGAAGAGTGTTGACTGATCTCCCTCGGATG
Proteins encoded in this region:
- a CDS encoding IS5 family transposase, translated to MESLPKSQILRFTEKAIHLARRAVSRYSSKFSKHRYTLPQHVVLLCLKVRKNTTYRGLLDELIEMPRIRHALGLAELPTPSTLCKAFNRLDMAVWRVILTLSATLLPTSGVVGVDASGFDRSHASKHYTKRAELTIQQLKVTLLVDAKVNAILDLHVTTTRKHDSQIAPSLIKRNPDDIDVLLGDKGYDDQKIRRLARQHEVRPLIKHREFTSLHKAWNVRLDTDLYGQRSQSETVNSTLKRKYGAFVRSRRWWKQFRELTIACLIHNVDRSL
- a CDS encoding DUF7534 family protein, whose translation is MDYTTLSEFLLTILVSNMIAFIIGAIVSPPDPFTQFYYYLPLVPVTVVVSYLLVYRGGFDYIKARI